The genomic segment ttatatttcacatcATTCACTTTAGAAAaaccatatttcaaaatagtcatGTGAACATGTTTATTGTATTtggcatattttttaaagagaatgttTACTGATCttttgaattctattttatagaatatGTTGAAAATATGCCCAGCAAATTGATACCCATGCAGGGCCAACTTTCAGTTTTTGCAGTTGAGCTTGGCAATTGCTAGTTACATGATAATTTGTTTTATCAGTTCAATCTAAGCTATGCACGAGCAATTCCCTGTTACACTCTTGGTTTTGTATATGTATTAGAAGTCAAGGCTACAAAGTCAATGTGTATATAAGATCAGTTACAAATGAAATGCACTCTGTGTGTATAAGattgtttcaaaatataaatttgtttctcTTTACAGAAACAAATGTAAACTGGCCAGAGAAACAATAGGTTGCCAACCACTAGGGTAGTAAAACTCTGGTCCAATCCTGTTGGAGAATCTTCTCAACCCTTGGTAGCCCCCTTTCCACTATGCTCTGGAAAACAGAATGCTGTGTGCATAAATCCAAAGAGGCATTAGTTCTATCCTGAAACCCAGGCCCCAGGTGTGTTCTTACCAGATCTCTGTTTCTGGGGTTGTTGAGTGGCTTccatttgtctttgtttcttaGTGTGGCTCCATTCACATGCCAAAGCAGCACCAGGGCAACACATAGTAGCAGGAGAGATGCTCTGGTCATGGTGGAGTGAAGCTGAGTGAAAGAGGGGATGGGGGAGCTGTCAATGATCATTGAGAGAGATagtcagggaagagagagagaaagagaaaacatctaTAAAGGCAGACAAGGAAGGAGAAATAGCATATTGGTTCATCTAAGTTTTACAGCCATATTTTTTCCAGATTGACTTCTAAATGAGGACCCCAAAATCCAACTGATTAGCTTAAAGTAGCCCATCATGATGAGAATGTTATACAGTGATAAGCAAAACAAGTATGAACATAACATAGAAAGTCTGAGTATGCCTCTTTCATCTTTGAATAAAAAGTACTTTGTTGTCTCCAAAGAAACTgcaattcttaaaataataacaaaaaacaaaaccttaaatTACTTTTAAGCCTTAAGACagtggtcttaaaaaaaaaaaaagaaagaaagaaagaaagaaattacttcGGATACCCTGAGCTGAGAAATACACCTTACACACACATCTGAGACAGACAGACACGTACCACAACAGTGTGAGTAGAGATTGTCTTCCACTCCAAGGTGTGAAATGGAAACTGAGACACATCATAGAAAAGGCTAATAAAGCTTACCAGGAGTTTGGTTTTGCCTGGTCCTCCTAGGTAATCCTGCCTACAATTGGCAAGGCAATTCATGGGTACTTATAACCAATGGGGTGGTGCAGGTGGAAGTCACTGACGTGAGCAAGGaagttcaaaaataattatttcttattcatCCAGAGCACAAGACTCTTGAGAGTCAGATCCTCAAGCTTTTTCAGGGATAAGCTATTTGCCTTAGAAATGCGGCAGCCGTTCCTTGAACCACTAAATATTTTATGGGGATTTTATAAAACACACAAAGCACTTCCACACAGCAAAgtgattttctccttttttacttttaaggGAAGGGATATACATAGCAGCTAgaaatatgatgatgatgatcccACCTATTAGAATGTTCTTTGGGAGATACCACTTTTTCAAGTTAAcagcatttttttaaacagaaaattcttTTGTGAGAGGCAAAAATTACTCTTTTTGACCTATATCTTGTACTTTTTCTGAGAATCCCAAGAAGCTTTACAAGTTTTAAATAGTAGAATCGTTTATCATAATATCCCTTCAAAATAGAGCAAGAAGATAACACATGTttcatggaaaaaagaaaaattactataCTTACAACATTCCATTGCTGAATAAATGCCATCTGTAGAAAACGGGAGGCCGAGAAATTGGACTTGAGTTGTGACGTTGCTTTGGTTCCAGTGATTTAGAACAAAATTTAGGACAAGATATTTATTCAGAAGGCTGGTGATCTGGGCTGGAAACTATAGTCTCAGCCTTGCCATcttgaccctgggcaagttactacGACCTCTGCCCTTCATTTGTGCATTTCCTCTGTTTATTCAGTCAGCAGACTTTTAgaaagtgcctactgtgtgccaggcactgcaatAGGCTTTGAGGATGAAACGGCAAGAATAATAAATACAGTCCTTGCCCTCATTAAATAGAGTAGTAGGCAAGATAAATATTAATCAAATCATTATACAACCAAATGTGTACATATAAGTCAACAATCGTTTTTATGAAATAGCGAGTGCTATGAAagtacagaaaaaggaaatttgaCTTAGTCTGAGGGCCAGGGAATGCTTCTGTGATGAAATGACCTTACATCCAGTCAATTGAATAGGAGTTGCCTAGGCAACCTGAGGAGGACAGAGGGAGAAGCGTGTCAAACAAGGTGAACAGCTGTGCTAGGAATGGGACACATTAAAGGTACTGAAATTATACCAGGCATAGAGGGAGCAAGTGAGGAGCCTGATGCAAGATGGGGCCAGAGAGGCAGTCAGATTATGATCTTTCAGCTACAAGAAATGCTTACTAATTAAAAGGGTTTTAGGCATCTAAGCAGCTTGATAATACTTGCATTTATTCTGGTTGCAGTGGGAAGGACAGACTGAGCTAGAAAAGGGGGCTGCACAAAGCCAGTTGGGTGGTTACACAGTAGTCCAGGCAGGAAAAGATGTTAACTTGGATTAGGATGGTGTTAGCACAGATGCAGAGATTATAGGTAGATCTGAGAGAGATTTATAAGGGATTGTTAATGTACTGGATACTATGGGGTGGGGGGCTAAGGAGACGGGAGTTTCAAAACCAATTGCTAGGTCTGTGTGTTATGCAGGTGAGTGGGTTACAGTGCCATTCACCAAGATATCAAACCCAGGCATGGAGGAGTGAAGATCATCATTCCATTTGAAATGTGTTGAGTTAGAGGAGGCTTTGAGATTTCCTCATGGGGATGGAGAGTATGCAATACTCTGGAGTTCAAAGGAGAAATCTGGGAAGGAAATGCAAATTTGGGAGTTGTTGGTATAGAAGTGAATGAGATTACGTCGGTAAAGGTTAGAATATGAGGAAAAAAGGAGGCCACAAACTTGAGCTTTGAGAAATGTTAACACGTAACAGCAACATACAGGAATCTACAAAAGAGATCCTGGAGTTGAGAGAAAATCAGTAAAGTATGGAAGCAAGAGAAGAAAGTGTTTCAAGAAGGGACACACTGGATAAAATGGGTCTATGGAGCATTTGAACTGTTTTGGTAGAAAGTTATATTAGAAAGGAGTGGATAGAGAGCAAAAAGATTGAGTATAGCAAGCTCTTAGAAACGCAGctatgaaaagaaagaaggtaGTTACTAGAGTGAGAAGTAGAGTCAAGGAAAGGTGTTGTAGTTGTTAAAATGTGAGAGGCTTGTTTGTTTAAATGTCAGTGATTAGGTGAGTAAATGAACACCCCGGAATTTTATTACATCACTCTCTTTAAAACCCTAggactttggccgggcgcggtggctcaagcctgtaatcccagcactttgggaggccgagacgggcggatcacgaggtcaggagatcgagaccatcctgactaacacaatgaaaccccgtctccactaaaaatacaaaaaaattagccgggcgtggtggcagcgcctgtagtcccagctactcgggaggctgaggcaggagaatggccggaacccgggaggcggagcttgcagtgagccgagatcgcgccactgcactccagcctgggcgacagagcgagactccgcctcaaaaaaaaaaaaaaaaaaaaccctaggacTTTAAAGTTAAAGTATCTAATAATATTGAAACATTAAATTTTTACTgaggttcaacatatacaaatcaataaatgtaatccatcacataaacagaaccaatgacaaaaaccacaacatgatttgtctcaatagatgcagaaaaggccttcgacaaaattcaaaagcccgtcatgctaaaaactctcaataaaccaggtattgatggaacatatctcaaaataataagagctattaatgacaaacccacagtcaataacatactgaatgggcaaaaactggaagcattccctttgaaaaccggcactagacaaggatgccctctctcaccattcctattcaacatagtattggaagttctggccagggcaatcaggcaagagaaagaaataaagggtattcaattaggaaaagaggaagtctaattgtctctgtttacagatgacatgattgtatatttagaaaaccccaacgtctcagcccaaaatctccttaagctgataagcaacttcagcaaagtctcaggatacaaaaatcaatgtacaaaaatcaatgtgcaaaaatcacaagcattcctacacacctataacagacaaacagagagccaaatcatgagtgaactcccattcacaactgctagaaagagaataaaatactttggaatacaacttataagggatgtgaaggacctcttcatgAAGAACTGCCaaccattgctcaaggaaataagagatgacacaaacaaatggaaaaacattccatgctcatggataggaagaatcaatattgtgaaaatgggcatacttcccaaagtaatttatagaatcaatgctattcccatcaagctaccattgactttcttcacagaactgaaaacgactactttaaatttcatatggaacaaaaaaaagagcccacatagggaaaaatacaacaaaaaagaagaaggaaacaaacaaacaaacaaacaaaaaaacaaagaacaaagctgaaggcatcatgctacctgacttcaaactatactacagggctacattaaccaaaacagcatggtactggtaccaaagcaaatatgtagaccaatggaacagaacagaggcctcagaaataacagcatacatctacaaccgtctgatctttgaccaacctgacaaaaacaagcaatggggaaaggactccctatttaataaatgatgttgggaaaactgactagccaaatgcagaaagctgaaactggatcctttccttacaccttatacaaaaattaactcaagatggattaaagacttaaacataagacctaaaaccataaaaaccctagaagaaaatctaggcaataccattcaggacacaggcatgggcaaagacttcagaactaaaacaccaaaagcaatggcaacaaaagccaaaattagcaaatgggatctaattaaactaaagagcttctgcacaggaaaagaaactatcatcagagtgaacaggcaacctatagaatgacagaaaatttttgcaatctatccatctgacaaagggctaatagccagaatctacaaagaacttaaacaaatttagaagaaaaaaggaaacaaccccatcaaaaagtggcgaaggatatgaacagacacttctcaaaagaagacatttatgcggccaacaaacatgaaaaaaagctcatcatcactggtcactagagaaatgcaaatcaagaccacaatgagataccatctcaccccagttagaatggcgatcattaaaaagtcaggaaacaacatatgctggagaggatgtggagaaataggaacgcttttacactgttggtgagagtgtgaattagttcaaccattatggcagacagtgtggtgattcctcaaggatctagaactagaaatatcatttgatccagcaatcccattactgggtatatacccaaaggattataaatcactctactataaagacacatgcatacatatgtttattgtggcactgttcacaacagcaaagacttggaaccaacccaaatgcccttcaatgatagactggataaagaaaatgtggcacatatacaccatggaatactatgcagccatgaaaaaagaCATGGATT from the Macaca nemestrina isolate mMacNem1 chromosome 11, mMacNem.hap1, whole genome shotgun sequence genome contains:
- the C11H2orf66 gene encoding uncharacterized protein C2orf66 homolog isoform X2, which gives rise to MNCLANCRQDYLGGPGKTKLLLHSTMTRASLLLLCVALVLLWHVNGATLRNKDKWKPLNNPRNRDLFFRSLQAYFKGRGLDLGTFPNPFPTNENPRPLSFQSELTASASADYEEQKNSFHNYLKG